Proteins encoded together in one Planctomyces sp. SH-PL14 window:
- a CDS encoding carboxypeptidase-like regulatory domain-containing protein, whose amino-acid sequence MMSLVSSRIRIGCAIALLSTLAGCGGGGSTAPANRVSVSGTITLDGMPLTFAAVSFLPETAKAGSGGFGSTDESGKYTLKWHGTDEGVPPGKYKVVLSRMSQKDGSPIPMGQSAADVGAVESLPPRYSDPNVSELIGEVTTADKPIDFMLVGAKKKK is encoded by the coding sequence ATGATGTCTCTCGTCTCCTCTCGAATCCGCATCGGCTGCGCCATTGCTCTCCTGTCGACGCTGGCGGGCTGCGGCGGAGGGGGCTCGACCGCTCCGGCGAACCGGGTCTCCGTCTCGGGGACGATCACGCTGGACGGAATGCCTCTCACGTTCGCCGCCGTCTCGTTCCTCCCCGAAACGGCGAAGGCCGGAAGCGGGGGCTTCGGATCGACCGATGAATCGGGCAAGTACACCTTGAAATGGCACGGGACCGACGAAGGGGTCCCCCCCGGCAAGTACAAGGTCGTCCTCTCCCGGATGTCGCAGAAAGACGGTTCCCCCATCCCGATGGGACAGTCGGCGGCCGATGTCGGGGCGGTCGAGTCGCTCCCCCCGCGGTACAGCGACCCGAACGTCTCCGAACTGATCGGCGAGGTGACGACCGCCGACAAGCCGATCGACTTCATGCTGGTCGGGGCCAAGAAGAAGAAATGA